The following are encoded in a window of Gossypium raimondii isolate GPD5lz chromosome 13, ASM2569854v1, whole genome shotgun sequence genomic DNA:
- the LOC105784304 gene encoding uncharacterized protein LOC105784304 — MATNLLTFRPAGIYASAIPGHTKQDPNRRKSNPSPSSTNWWGPLFGMSSEPDYFDSDNKTDFKEKREVEPGTDTAQKSIRSKFSPGSFTEEKARQLRMMTTNTSSFHDAMYHSAIASRLASDFKDCSDL, encoded by the coding sequence ATGGCTACTAATCTTCTCACTTTTCGTCCCGCCGGAATTTACGCCAGTGCTATTCCCGGTCATACAAAACAGGACCCGAACCGCCGGAAGAGTAATCCGTCGCCTTCTTCCACGAACTGGTGGGGACCGCTGTTTGGAATGTCATCAGAGCCCGACTATTTCGACTCCGATAACAAAACCGATTtcaaagagaaaagagaagtcGAACCGGGAACGGATACGGCACAAAAGTCGATTAGATCGAAGTTTTCTCCGGGAAGCTTCACGGAGGAGAAGGCAAGGCAACTCCGTATGATGACTACGAACACGTCATCGTTTCACGACGCTATGTACCATTCAGCTATCGCTTCTAGACTCGCCTCCGATTTCAAGGATTGTTCCGATCTATGA
- the LOC105783711 gene encoding uncharacterized protein LOC105783711 — MSFTGPSVGPGGRTARRALEFGRTYVVRPKGRHQATIVWLHGLGDNGSSWSQLLETLPLPNIKWICPTAPTQPISIFGGFPSTAWFNVGELSEDAPDDIEGLDAAAAHVANLLAAEPADIKLGVGGFSMGAATSLYSATCFTHGKYGNGNTYPANLSAVVGLSGWLPCSKTLKRKIEGNNEAAGRAESLPILLCHGKGDDVVPYKFGEKSSRALTSNGFKDMTFKSYNGLGHYTIPEEMEEVCAWLTSKLGLDGRST; from the exons ATGAGCTTCACCGGTCCTTCGGTTGGCCCTG GTGGTAGAACTGCTAGAAGGGCACTTGAGTTTGGAAGAACCTATGTGGTCAGGCCAAAAGGTAGGCACCAAGCTACCATAGTTTGGCTACATGGTCTTGGTGATAATGGTTCGAG CTGGTCCCAGCTCCTGGAGACGCTCCCTCTTCCAAAT ATTAAATGGATATGTCCAACTGCGCCTACTCAACCAATAAGCATATTTGGTGGCTTTCCATCAACTGCTT GGTTCAATGTCGGTGAGCTTTCAGAAGATGCTCCTGATGATATAGAGGGTTTGGATGCTGCTGCAGCACATGTTGCAAATTTGCTGGCAGCAGAGCCTGCTGACA TTAAACTTGGTGTTGGAGGCTTCAGTATGGGTGCAGCTACCTCACTATACTCTGCAACCTGTTTTACTCATGGAAAATACGGAAATGGAAACACATATCCTGCCAATTTGAGCGCAGTTGTAGGACTTAGCGGATGGCTTCCGTGTTCAAA GActctgaaaagaaaaatagaaggaaaCAATGAAGCTGCAGGACGTGCTGAGTCCTTGCCAATTTTGCTATGCCATGGAAAAG GTGATGATGTGGTTCCATATAAATTTGGCGAGAAATCGTCTCGAGCATTGACTTCAAACGGATTTAAGGACATGACTTTCAAATCCTACAATGG GCTTGGTCACTATACAATCCCAGAGGAGATGGAAGAGGTATGTGCTTGGTTAACTTCAAAACTGGGGCT